The genomic interval GCCTGCACCTCCGGTTGCAAATCGAGGCCGAAAAACATATCGCCGGAAGCGTAGTCGATCGGTTCATCGGCCAGTCCTGCGTGCGGCCAATTCATGAAGTCCGCCGTGAAGCGCCGCGCATAGCGGTAGCCTTGCTCGAGCGTGGCGTAGACCGGCTCGATACGAAAGTCCCTGGGCGGATTGCTCAGCCACTCCTTGAGAATGCTGCGCACGACGCGCTGTATGCCGGCTTTGGCATCCCGCTGCACGAGTTCCGAAATATCCACGAATAGCTGTTTTGCCTTGCGCCTCGGCGGAAAGCTCAAGGCAAGGTTATGCGCAAGTTTTCGCAGATCCCCGTCTTCGGCAGCACCTGCCATGATGCCGGCCAGTTTGGGATAAAGATCAAACAGGACGGGCGGATTGGTTCGGTAGAAGTGCTCGATGCTTTCGGCATAAGACTGGGCGCACCTGCCGGGGTCATGCCTGTCAAGAATGACGTTGCGTGCGTTTTTACCCAGCGCGGTTCGTTTCGCGGGGTTGCGCCACAAGGTTTCCAGCGCCTGAACCAGTTCCGCATCGTCGAACTCATCCGGCAGCATCCAGACTGCGGCTTCATCCAGATCCGCCATGCTGCCATTGGCATTGACGATGGTGGGCAGACCATGATTCATGCAGTCCAGCACCGCTCCCGACGTTTCGCCGCGGGAAAGTGCGCGCAACTGCACGCCGACATCGGCTGCCGCCAGATAGTTTTTGAATGTCTCCGGACTTGCCCAGCCAGTAATCCGAATACGGGCGGCGCAGGATGAACGCTTGATGGCGGACGCCAGTTCGTCGCCGTAGTCTCCATCATGGTTTTTGCCGACGAATACCAGATGGCAGGCGCTGTCTCGAGCCAGATCGGAATCGAGCCAGGCCTGCAGCAGCCGGTGGTTGAGCTTGTGAGGGCCCAGCAGACCGAATGCGCAGACGATGAAATCATCGTCCGCAAAGCCCAGGGTTCGCCGTGCGCTGCCCGCATTCGCATCCGGTACGCGCAAGTGCGGAATGATCTTCAGGGAAGATGTGTCCAGGCCATACCACCGCTGCGCCAGATGCACGGAATTCGGCGAGTGCACTATGGTGCCGACGCTGTTTTCCAGCACGGCCCGGCTTGCCGGATATTTCCAGACGACTTCCGCAATATCTTCGGCCCTGGCCAGATCCTGCAGGGCGGCGTAGCCATGGGACTGATACAGGGCCTGGGTGAAAAATCCCGGCGCATAGCCCGTGGCCTGCATGTGATGCTCGATGTTCGACAGATGGAAGTCATGCAGCACCACGACGCCAGGCACCGCCTGGAGCATGGCGAACATGTGCTGATGGAAGTGCGAGTTGCCGAAATGGTAGAGCACGCGATCGTAAGCGTGCGCATGTTGCATGAACCACGCTACTGAACGAACGGGACAATGCTCACGTATCCACGGGTTGGCAATGTTCTTCTGCTCGACAATGACTTCGATTTGATAGTGCCCGGAAAGTACCGGCAAGAGTTCGGCACTGTAATCCGCTATGCCGGAGCGCTCGGGCGGCAGGGGAGAGACATAGGCCAGCTTTGGTTTCGCCAGGTTTTTTGATGCTGCCGGGTCCTGCCGGATTTTCTCGGCATGCGCCTGTTCCATCGCGGCAATGGCGCGTCGGGCAGTGTCGTCCCAGGAGAATCTTGCGGACTGCCGCCTTGAATTCTCCCGCAAGCGCTTCCGGAATGCCTCGTCGGTCAAGGCGCGCTCCATGAGGCGAGCAATGGCCGTATCGGAATGGGGGTCGAACAAGGCCTCGTCCATGCCCACCACTTCCGGCAGACTGGATAGGTTGGATGCAATCACCGGCGCGCCGCAGCGCATGGCTTCCAGCGCCGGCAGGCCGAAACCTTCGTGCCAGGATGGGAAGACGAACAAGGTGCAGGCGCCATAGAGGCCGATCAGGTCTGCTTCCGGGACAAAGCCGGTCAGGATCAGTTCGCCATCACCCAGGCCTTGTTTCTTCGCCAGCGCCAGCAATTGATGACGGCTGGCGTCGTGGACGGAACAGACGATGGCAAGTTGATGCCGCTGCCGCAATTGTTTCGGCAGCAGGCTGTAAGCGCGAATCAAGCCTTCGATGTTCTTGCGGAAATCGATGCCGCCGGTATACATGACGAAGCCGTTCCGAATACCGTATTTCTGCTTGATTGCCGCCAGCTCGGCCGTCGTTTGTTCGAGCGTGCCGAACTGCGCGTCTGCATCGGTGGAAATATTCAGGCACCGGGTCGAGGGAAACCCCAGGCGCTGTATGCCTTCCTGGCGGGAAGATTCGGATATGGCGA from Sterolibacterium denitrificans carries:
- a CDS encoding glycosyltransferase, encoding MRIVIDMQGAQSNGSWNRGIGRYTMALAKAMVRHCRTHEILLALNGAFPDSIERIRAAFDGVLPGDNIKVWHPLAPAAFIAIENKPRRQISECVREAFLTSLAPDVVLVSSLFEGLGDDAVTGIDVGEHRHLTAVILYDLIPYIHQSPYLENPDTRNWYLGKIEQLKNAGLWLAISESSRQEGIQRLGFPSTRCLNISTDADAQFGTLEQTTAELAAIKQKYGIRNGFVMYTGGIDFRKNIEGLIRAYSLLPKQLRQRHQLAIVCSVHDASRHQLLALAKKQGLGDGELILTGFVPEADLIGLYGACTLFVFPSWHEGFGLPALEAMRCGAPVIASNLSSLPEVVGMDEALFDPHSDTAIARLMERALTDEAFRKRLRENSRRQSARFSWDDTARRAIAAMEQAHAEKIRQDPAASKNLAKPKLAYVSPLPPERSGIADYSAELLPVLSGHYQIEVIVEQKNIANPWIREHCPVRSVAWFMQHAHAYDRVLYHFGNSHFHQHMFAMLQAVPGVVVLHDFHLSNIEHHMQATGYAPGFFTQALYQSHGYAALQDLARAEDIAEVVWKYPASRAVLENSVGTIVHSPNSVHLAQRWYGLDTSSLKIIPHLRVPDANAGSARRTLGFADDDFIVCAFGLLGPHKLNHRLLQAWLDSDLARDSACHLVFVGKNHDGDYGDELASAIKRSSCAARIRITGWASPETFKNYLAAADVGVQLRALSRGETSGAVLDCMNHGLPTIVNANGSMADLDEAAVWMLPDEFDDAELVQALETLWRNPAKRTALGKNARNVILDRHDPGRCAQSYAESIEHFYRTNPPVLFDLYPKLAGIMAGAAEDGDLRKLAHNLALSFPPRRKAKQLFVDISELVQRDAKAGIQRVVRSILKEWLSNPPRDFRIEPVYATLEQGYRYARRFTADFMNWPHAGLADEPIDYASGDMFFGLDLQPEVQAAQRRFYRSLRSQGVRVKFLVHDLLCIRMPQFFSPGVKDAFLHWLEVVAETDGAVCVSRIVADELTDWIRLNNPRHQDAFEIDWSHNGAGERAGADTKAGNAALSGDVQAILARLDAHPGFLMVGTLEPRKGHGQVLDAFEQLWREGVDINLAIVGKQGWLVDALVERLHGHPELGKRLFWLAGIGDEYLEKVYAASTCLIAASCGEGFGLPLIEAAQHRLPIIARDIPVFREVAGDCADYFIAEHPADLARAIKSWLASYRQGKHPKPDEMPWLTWKESAENLAGILLGNRQ